Proteins encoded within one genomic window of Gloeobacter kilaueensis JS1:
- a CDS encoding nucleotidyltransferase family protein, translated as MERFLTDGTVNEEQIAILRDQHLSAYAFSSLPKNHPARAALRGDYMQAAARQLHFKAMLLPLVRAWQKAGIAVLFFKGFYLAECIYDLPGQRYFQDVDILIKPEQIGEASRLAQGLGWSESWNQREVMQPCNHVALHLLSADGLIELDVHHRILHTYTPWHHLQQRITEQAWQRAHLQAWEDSRFWVLDPTDSLLIGLVLNRCWSLDRWQIKAHDLLDLRLLVRKFGLTRRTVLERAAVLGCERTVKLFLQRCDPWTDTLDLSEPTPGTLRRWELAIVPERGHLGWERLLGQLYRPGVLADLWREWPHLWQLRTRLRRGTPVRQLLDQIAARPGVLPPAHLPCHRIVRGIRWGIRLLGLPAAEAHLTGTLALFAALRRWGYPAVFCHKEGPGGQASCWVELNGRIVHAWKEPAAFDPPVDAASGGWRYPSQI; from the coding sequence GTGGAGCGTTTTTTGACGGATGGGACGGTGAACGAGGAGCAGATTGCGATCTTGCGGGATCAGCACCTGAGCGCCTACGCCTTTAGCTCTCTACCAAAGAACCATCCGGCCCGCGCCGCCCTGCGCGGCGACTACATGCAGGCGGCGGCCCGCCAGTTGCACTTCAAGGCGATGTTGCTGCCGCTGGTGCGCGCCTGGCAAAAAGCCGGGATCGCGGTGCTGTTTTTTAAAGGCTTTTATCTGGCGGAGTGCATCTACGATCTGCCCGGCCAGCGTTACTTTCAGGATGTGGATATTTTAATCAAGCCAGAACAGATAGGCGAGGCGTCGCGTCTGGCCCAGGGGCTGGGCTGGAGCGAGAGCTGGAACCAGCGCGAGGTGATGCAGCCGTGCAACCATGTGGCGCTGCACCTGCTCAGCGCCGACGGTCTTATCGAGCTGGATGTCCACCACCGCATTTTGCACACCTATACGCCCTGGCATCATCTCCAGCAGCGGATCACAGAGCAAGCCTGGCAGCGGGCGCACCTGCAAGCTTGGGAGGATAGCCGCTTCTGGGTGCTCGATCCGACAGATTCGCTGCTCATCGGCCTGGTCCTCAACCGCTGCTGGTCGCTCGATCGCTGGCAGATCAAGGCCCACGACCTGCTCGATCTGCGGCTGCTGGTGCGCAAGTTCGGCCTGACGCGCCGGACGGTGCTCGAACGGGCGGCTGTCCTGGGCTGCGAGCGCACGGTCAAGCTTTTTTTGCAGCGCTGCGATCCGTGGACTGACACTTTAGATCTGAGCGAGCCGACACCGGGCACACTCCGGCGCTGGGAACTCGCGATCGTGCCTGAGCGCGGTCATCTGGGCTGGGAGCGGTTGTTGGGACAGCTGTACCGGCCCGGTGTGCTTGCGGATCTGTGGCGCGAGTGGCCCCACCTCTGGCAGCTGCGTACCCGCTTGCGCCGGGGCACCCCGGTTCGCCAGTTGTTGGACCAGATTGCGGCCCGACCGGGTGTGCTCCCGCCGGCGCACCTGCCCTGCCACCGGATCGTGAGGGGCATCCGCTGGGGAATTCGTCTGCTCGGGCTGCCGGCAGCCGAGGCCCATCTTACGGGCACCCTCGCCCTTTTTGCGGCGCTGCGGCGCTGGGGCTATCCGGCGGTCTTCTGCCACAAGGAAGGGCCAGGCGGACAGGCTTCCTGTTGGGTTGAATTAAATGGCCGCATCGTCCATGCCTGGAAAGAGCCTGCCGCCTTCGATCCGCCCGTGGACGCTGCCTCCGGTGGCTGGCGCTATCCGTCCCAGATTTAA